The uncultured Desulfobulbus sp. genome window below encodes:
- a CDS encoding TRAP transporter large permease subunit: MSVEIMVLLMFVTLFLGIFLGFPTAFVLGGVALIFGSIDMGGDIYNLFITRLFELMKNYTLLAVPLFLFMGVFMEKSGMAERLFNAMHILWGRMRGGLGISTIAISAIFAAATGVVGASEITIGLMALPVMLAKKYNKSMACGSICAGGTLGILIPPSVMIIVYGPIARISVGKLFLGALVPGLLLTLLYMIYIGVRCYFRPEDGPPLPAEERQMSTKEKFKILFTSVIPPALIIFSVLGSIFFGIAAVTESAAVGAVASMVLAASYGRLNFRVVKDACEQTLSITAMIMMIAIGASFFSTVFVAIGGDDVITSLFLQLPVGKWGVLAAIMLLLVLCGMFIDWMGILFIIVPLITPIAAELGFDPVWFAVLVMVNLQISFLTPPFAYSIFYLKGIAPPGVETVDIYRGVMPFVGLQVLAIVLLIVFPQLITYLPAHLIP, encoded by the coding sequence ATGAGTGTCGAAATCATGGTGCTGTTGATGTTTGTGACCCTGTTCCTGGGAATCTTTCTTGGATTTCCCACCGCTTTTGTCTTGGGTGGTGTGGCCCTGATTTTTGGTTCGATTGATATGGGGGGGGATATTTACAACCTCTTTATCACCCGGCTCTTTGAGCTGATGAAAAATTACACCCTGCTGGCTGTACCGCTCTTTCTCTTCATGGGCGTTTTTATGGAGAAATCAGGGATGGCAGAGCGCCTCTTTAATGCCATGCACATCCTTTGGGGCAGGATGCGTGGGGGGCTTGGAATTTCTACCATTGCCATTTCCGCGATCTTTGCGGCGGCCACCGGCGTGGTTGGCGCCTCAGAGATCACCATCGGCCTGATGGCCCTACCGGTGATGCTGGCCAAGAAATATAACAAGTCCATGGCCTGCGGCTCGATTTGTGCGGGTGGTACCCTGGGTATTCTTATTCCGCCCTCGGTCATGATTATCGTCTACGGCCCCATAGCACGCATCTCGGTGGGCAAGCTTTTTCTTGGCGCCCTGGTACCAGGACTTTTGCTGACCCTGCTCTACATGATCTATATTGGAGTGCGTTGTTATTTTCGTCCCGAAGATGGTCCGCCGCTCCCCGCTGAGGAGCGGCAGATGAGCACCAAAGAGAAATTTAAGATTCTCTTTACCTCGGTGATTCCGCCAGCATTGATCATCTTCTCCGTGCTGGGGTCAATCTTTTTTGGTATCGCCGCTGTCACCGAATCCGCTGCCGTGGGCGCAGTTGCCAGTATGGTCCTGGCGGCCTCCTATGGTCGGCTCAACTTTCGAGTGGTAAAAGATGCTTGCGAACAGACCTTGAGCATTACCGCCATGATCATGATGATTGCCATCGGCGCCAGCTTTTTCTCCACGGTCTTTGTGGCCATTGGCGGCGATGATGTCATCACCTCGCTCTTTTTGCAGTTACCTGTGGGAAAATGGGGCGTGTTGGCGGCGATTATGCTGCTTCTGGTACTCTGCGGTATGTTCATCGACTGGATGGGCATCCTCTTTATCATCGTTCCCCTGATTACCCCGATTGCGGCCGAACTTGGCTTTGATCCGGTCTGGTTTGCGGTGCTGGTGATGGTGAATCTGCAGATCTCCTTTCTGACGCCGCCCTTTGCCTACTCAATTTTTTATCTCAAAGGGATTGCTCCCCCTGGTGTGGAAACCGTTGATATCTACCGGGGGGTTATGCCCTTTGTCGGCCTGCAGGTTTTAGCGATTGTGCTGCTGATTGTCTTTCCCCAGCTGATCACCTATCTGCCGGCTCATCTTATTCCCTGA
- a CDS encoding TRAP transporter small permease subunit gives MKFLSRIIQTIDTTSELFAKVIIWLVIVLTAMISYEIFSRYVLGAPTKWSFDLSYMVGGTFFMLGEAWTLKRKQHVRIDIFSGRFSKKTRAYINIACYLIFFFPLWGGILWALIPYVQFSWEVGERSMQGYWQPILYPFKTVMPVAVGMLLVQGVAEVLRNIVFICQGEGK, from the coding sequence ATGAAATTTCTTTCCCGTATTATCCAAACCATTGATACCACGAGTGAACTTTTCGCCAAGGTGATTATTTGGCTGGTTATCGTGCTCACGGCGATGATCAGTTATGAGATATTTTCTCGCTACGTACTCGGCGCCCCCACCAAGTGGTCCTTTGACCTCAGTTACATGGTCGGCGGCACTTTTTTCATGTTGGGCGAGGCCTGGACCCTTAAGCGCAAACAGCATGTGCGCATTGATATCTTTTCTGGACGGTTTTCAAAAAAGACCAGAGCTTACATCAACATCGCCTGTTACCTGATCTTCTTTTTTCCTCTATGGGGGGGCATCCTCTGGGCGCTCATTCCCTATGTGCAGTTCTCCTGGGAGGTGGGCGAACGCTCCATGCAGGGATACTGGCAGCCGATTCTCTATCCCTTTAAAACAGTGATGCCTGTGGCTGTGGGCATGCTGCTTGTGCAGGGAGTGGCTGAGGTGTTGCGCAATATCGTGTTTATCTGTCAGGGAGAGGGGAAATGA